AGATGGCGGTTAAGGTGATTTCTTTCATTAGGTATCCCTTTGAGCAGGCAATTTTGTGTGTATTCTAACAACTTAAATGAACAATTAACAATCATATTAATCACATTTTGAATTCAAAATCATTTAACTCAAAATAATTTGATATCAATCACTTAGAGAAGATTTTTCTTCAATTTTCTTAGGTAGGGTTGTTTTAATTGTATGAGTTTGATTTAATCAGCGCTTTAAATATTAACTTTGTGGAAATATTAAGCTCTAAAATCGAACCTTAGAACGGATACACGAATTGAAAATGAACTCCAACCTTACAATGAATAAGTCACTTGTTAGCCTAATAAACAAATTAAACAAACAATTCAATGATCTTGATTTGCATTTACATGCAGTGCAACACCAAAAGCAAGAGCTCGAACATCAAATTCAAAATCTTGAAGAGCAACTCGATCAAACTGTCCCTAAATCGCTCACTATGAATCCGGAAATTGAAATCAATTGGCTTAATTTCGTCATGCAGCAGCAAGAAAAAAAAGAAGCGATGACTCTAGATCTTAAAAACTGCCACGAACTCGAAAGTAAATTAAATGAAAAAATTACTCGCCTTAAAATGGAATTAAAAATGATAGAGCATTATTTACAACGAGAAGAAGACCATCCGAAAAAAAGGGCTTAGTTAAGCAAGACAATATCCCCTCATACACTCCTCATCTGTGTTCATCTCAACGGCGATCATCTCTGACACTGATTCTGTTGCACCAGAAGTTTCTGAACTTACAGCAATTAATGTACTCATTGATCGAGTAGCTATAGAGACTAAACTGTGAGGAAAACTTATAATAGCCAGTAAAGCACCCACAGCAGATGTTAAGAGAGCTACTCCGGTAAAATAGAGTGCGAATCCGGCTAATTCAAGTACATTGTTTCGGAGCTTTGTAGCACCAAATAAGTCAGCGCCAGCAGCAATAAGGTATGTCCCGATGCAAGCAACAGCCGCAGCCATAAAGGCAAATGCAGAAAACCCAGCAAGGACAAGGCCACAAAATGGATAAAAACCTGGGGCAATTAATTCGCCGCCGAACTCACAAACATTTTCATAGGGAGTAAAAAAACCAGGGCGCTTTCTGTACGTTTCAACCGATCTATTTTTGATCTCTTTAATGGTTTGTCCATCAAAAATGTAATAGAGTTCTTTTTCACCGAGTAAATAAAGCATCAATATCCTCCTCCCCGCCCTTCTTCTAAAGTGGGCTTTGTTGAAAAATTAAAGGTCATTCTCAAGAAGGTGGAAATTGATCCGTAAGTTGGGCACAAGGCCACTTTTGTGAATTTCTTCGCAGGAATGACACATATTCAGTTAACAGTTATCTTATTCTTCCAAGCTATGGAACAATGCCCTCAATACAGAAGAGGCAATTTTTTTATCTTAAATAAGCATACTAGTCTGGATTTCAGTAGTAGGTGCCTCATTCATGCATTCAAGCACATCAGCACCGACGGTAGCGAGACTACGAGTAGCCAAGGTAATTAAAGAACATGGAATACTTAAAACCGCCAATAAAAGACATGCTGCTGCGTTTGCAAGCGCGTAACCGGTAAAAGATAAGAATTGGCTGGCAGCATTAAGTGCATCATTGTGTAATGGGGCATAACCCAATAATCCAGCTCCTATGCCAACAAACCAACTTCCCAGGGTTGCAAACGGCAAAACCACGCCGGCTATAATTCCAAGTAAACCTAAAGCCGCAAATCCTAACGGATAAATAACCGGCGCGATTAAACCGCCAACATATTCTTTACCATCTTGATAAGGCATAAAAAAGCCTGGACGCTTTTTATAAATCTCAATAAATCTTTTTGCTTCACCTGACAATAAATGATTGGGATCATCCCGATCATTAAGTACATAGCTAATCTCATCTAAACTTATCAATCCTAACATACATCCCTCATTGCGTTTAGTTTTTGCCCATGCTAAAGAGATGATTTGTTGATGTCAATTTATTAATATAAAAAATTTAAGCCAAATACTGAATTGAAATTCATTCCACAGTCAATTAGCAATCATTAGGCCACCCTTGACTTTTTTAAACTCACGCCATTCCCGCTTGCGCAAGAATGACATCCATATCGAAACAATATGCTTTTAAAAATGCAATCAATCGTTCAAAAAAGATGATGATACTTCAAGCTCAATCATCGAGTCTTGCAAGGATTAATTTAAACCTTTTTGTTAATTTACAAACCATTTTGTGTTATTATTAATTTAATATATATATATGTTTTTGGTGTAAGATGACCTATACATACAATCAAGGTAGTTTTACTTGCAATAAACCAGAATTGTTCATGGCGGTTTGCAAATATAAAGATCACTCCTATATGATTGTTGGTGTTAAGGATTCTGAAACACAAGAACAACTTGTACTTGCAACTTTTGGACGTAAGGGCTTTTTTGGAACCTCGTTATCGACAGAATATATGCCAAAAAAGAGTGAAAGCCTTATCGAGATGCAAGCCTTTACTATTTCAATAAATCAATATGCCAATCTAATCCAGTTCTTAGCAAAAATGAAAAAAAATCAGAGATCGAATGCCGCGATCTTTGCTGTACCCTCGACATGGATTGAAGCAGTACAAGAGTCTGGAGAACAAGTACATTTTACCTGGTTAAATTACGATAAAAAAATCGAAACCTTAAGTGAGCCGAGATCAGATCAGGCGAATGATAGTGGTTATGATCCAGATAAAATCAAGCAGGGAATTTCCTTGGATACCAATTGTAGAACTACTGCAAAGTATATCACTCAAACCACGATGGGAGTTGACTCATTACCTAATGTTTCGTCCCTTTTTTTCACTTCTCTTCCCTTTAAAGCAAAATTATGTGACGGTAAGATCAAAGAGAAACTATTTATATATCCCCCTCCTTTGCCAGTACACCAAAATCCTGAAGATAAAGCACAATGGGACATTTTAAAAAAAATGTACGCGAGAATGGATAAAATTGCCAAATCGGCATCGGGTAAAAACATGGATAGCAGTCATGAAAAATTTGATTTAATCAAAACCCTCTATCAAGAACAGTACAATAAATTGACACAGGGAAAACAGAGCATCAACGACTTATTGGGTGATATTCAGCGTTATATATCTGAAGGCGCCAATGCAACGATTATTGATAGGCCTCGAAGATTTGCGTTTTTTAAAACATCCACAAGAAAAATGTTTGAACAAATTCAAAAGGAAAACCCGTTTCAAGATGACGCTTCCAAAGTCAATTCCTAGAAATAGGGCCCACTTAGGTTTTTAGTTTTTTAGGGGGAGATATGACACTCGCGACCCAACCTCCTCCTAGAGCCTTGACCAAACCCACAGCAGAAACCATTTGCAGGCCATCTACTTGGGTTGCTGCCTGTTCTGCTGCCAGAGCACTGATCTGAGCAGTAAGGACATTAGCATAAGTAACCGTTCCTGCCTCATATTGATTTTTAACAATTTTGAGTGCTAAGAGCGCATCGGCTGCTTCTTTATCTTGAACTAGACTTTGTTGTTCCAAAAGACGTAAAGAAATCAAATTATCCTCCACGCTTTGAAAAGCAGAGAGCACTACCTGACGGTAATTGGCAAGCTGAGCCATGTATTGTGCTTTTGCCGCCCTCACTCCCGCGGAACGATAGCCTCCATCAATAATGGTTTCTGCTAATTGAAAACCAGTAGACCAACTGATTGCAGGTTTGTGAATCAGTTGATGAAAGCTGTGCCCGGCAGCACTAATGGTTCCAGTCAGAGTTAGATTAGGAAAATAGGCAGCAACGGCGACTCCAATCAACGCACTGGCTTGTTGCACCAAGCGCTCGGCTTGTGCAATATCAGGCCTTCGTTCCAGCCAAACGCTAGGGACTTGCAAGGGAATTGGTGGGGGTTTTAATTTAATCATCACAGGTTTTAGTGAAAAATAAGCAGGTGGACGTCCCATCAATACAGCAATTGCATGTTCGTATTGACCGCGTAAAATACCGTTATTAATCGCTGATGCTTGAGCCGATTCAAGCTGGATTTGCGCTTGAACCACATTGGCACGTGATACAACCCCCGATTTGTATTGATTTTTTGTAAATTGTAAAAGCTTTCTATAAGCAATCACCGTATCATCTAAATACTTTTGCACCTTATCCAGTGTACGTAATTCAAAATAATATTGTGCTAAAGCACCTTGAGCGGATAAACGCGTCACCCCGATCAATGCTTCATTAGATTCTGCTAAAGAAAGATCGGCCTCTATGGTTCGACGCACAAGTCCCCAAAGATCGGGCTCCCAAGTTGCATTCAAAAAAGCGGTATAAATTGTTGTGGTTTTTGCTGCAGGTACAATATTCGTCGTTGCCGTTCCTGTAGTTCCAGAGGTTGTGATAATGGATGTGGACCCTCCAGCTTGACGTTGTTCAAATAAGCTAAAGGCACCAACTACCGTGGGATACAAACTCGCTCGAGCCTGGTCAACAATAGCAAGTGACTGTCGGAAGTTTGCCTCGGCATTTACAATACTTTGGTTGTAGTGATACAACTGATTCTCCAGATCATTCAATACTGGATCATTAAAAACCTTCCACCATTCGCCTCGATCCCTATCATCCTGAGGCTGAATAGGTTTCCAATTTTTACGCTTAGTACCAATTTCTGTTTTGCCTTTGGCTTCTTTAAAATGTGGCGGCACTACAAGTTTTGGAGGTACATAATTAGGACCAACCACACAAGAAGAAAATATGCAAGAAGACAGCGCTAAAAATAAAAAAAACTTGAATTTCCTAAAAGATTGTGGGGATTTTGATCGCTTATGAGTGGCCATAGGCACCTCGTAACTTAAATCGTTTTATAAAATGACGCACACGTAATCCTGCAGTATCCATTGCCAAATAAATGACCGGCGTAGTGTACAGTGTTAATAGCTGACTTACGATTAAGCCACCAACAATCGCGATTCCAAGTGGTCGACGTAATTCAGAACCCACACCAAAGCCGATGACCAGAGGCATAGCGCCTAATATAGCCGCCATAGTAGTCATCATAATTGGACGAAAACGTAATAATGCTGCTTCATAAATCGCTTCGCGCGGTGATTTATTTTCCGTGCGCTCCGCCTCTAAAGCAAAATCTATCATCATAATGGCATTTTTTTTCACTATACCAATTAGAAGGATCATCCCAATAAGAGCAATAATACTTAAGTCTGAATGGAACAACATTAAAGCGAGTAATGCACCAACACCCGCTGAGGGTAAGGTAGATAAAATAGTAATCGGATGAATCAAACTTTCATAAAGCATTCCCAACACAATATAAACGGCAAGAATAGCACTCATAATCAAAAATTTTTCATTAGCAAAAGATTCCTGAAATGCTTGGGCTGTTCCTTGAAATGCACCACGCATCGTTGGTGGTAAGTTCATTCTATTAATGATTTGCGTCACTTTATGCACCGCTCCGCCCAAAGAGGTACCTGGAGCTAAATTAAACGAAAATGTTGCGGCTGGAGCCTGACCTTGATGGTTGACAGATAATAAAGTTGCTCCTTGTTCGAAACGCGCAAAAGCAGATAAAGGGACTTTATTAC
This sequence is a window from Legionella cherrii. Protein-coding genes within it:
- a CDS encoding efflux transporter outer membrane subunit; this translates as MATHKRSKSPQSFRKFKFFLFLALSSCIFSSCVVGPNYVPPKLVVPPHFKEAKGKTEIGTKRKNWKPIQPQDDRDRGEWWKVFNDPVLNDLENQLYHYNQSIVNAEANFRQSLAIVDQARASLYPTVVGAFSLFEQRQAGGSTSIITTSGTTGTATTNIVPAAKTTTIYTAFLNATWEPDLWGLVRRTIEADLSLAESNEALIGVTRLSAQGALAQYYFELRTLDKVQKYLDDTVIAYRKLLQFTKNQYKSGVVSRANVVQAQIQLESAQASAINNGILRGQYEHAIAVLMGRPPAYFSLKPVMIKLKPPPIPLQVPSVWLERRPDIAQAERLVQQASALIGVAVAAYFPNLTLTGTISAAGHSFHQLIHKPAISWSTGFQLAETIIDGGYRSAGVRAAKAQYMAQLANYRQVVLSAFQSVEDNLISLRLLEQQSLVQDKEAADALLALKIVKNQYEAGTVTYANVLTAQISALAAEQAATQVDGLQMVSAVGLVKALGGGWVASVISPPKKLKT